Sequence from the Cellulomonas fimi ATCC 484 genome:
TCGCTCGCGATCCTCGTCGGCTCGGCGGGGACGGACGAGCGGCTGCGGCACCAGCTCGCCGACGCGGTCTCGTCGCTGCGCGTCGGGCACGGCCAGGACCTGGGGACCGTCATGGGGCCGGTCGTGGAGCCGGCGCAGGGCAAGCTGCTGCGAGCCCTGACGACGCTCGACCCGGGGGAGGAGTGGCTCGTCGCGCCACGGCAGGTCGACACCGCCGGTCGCCTGTGGACGCCCGGGGTCAAGCACGGCGTCGCACCGGGCTCGTGGTTCCACCGGACCGAGTGCTTCGGGCCCGTGCTGGGCATCATGCGCGCGCGTGACCTGGAGGAGGCGATCGCGTGGCAGAACGCCGTCGCGTTCGGCCTGACCGGCGGCCTGCACTCGCTCGACGAGGCCGAGATCGCGACCTGGCTCGAGCGCGTCGAGGTCGGCAACGCCTACGTGAACCGCCACACGACCGGCGCGGTCGTGCGCCGGCAGCCGTTCGGCGGCTGGAAGGCGTCCGTCGTGGGACCCGGTGCCAAGGCGGGCGGTCCGCACTACGTCGCGCAGCTCGGCGACTGGTCCGACGCGCCCGACGTGCCGCAGGACGACGACGCCTGGCTCGCGTGGGCGCGGGACGACGACGCACGCGTGTGGGCGCAGGACCTCGGTGCCGAGCACGACCCGAGCGGTCTGCACGTCGAGGAGAACGTCCTGCGGTACCGGCCCGTCCCGCACCTGACCGTCCGCGCCGGTGACGGTGCGCGGCCCGCGGCGGTCGCGCGCGTCGTGCACGCCGCCCGGACCGCCGGGGTGCCCACGACCGTGAGCGACGTGGCCGTCGAGGGCCACGCGGACTTCGCGGCTCGCGTGCGGGCCGGGGCCGTCACCGGGCGCGTGCGCGTCGTCGGCGACGCTCCGGGTCTGCGCGCGGCGGCCGCGGAGCAGGTCGGTGCGGTGACGGTCCTCGACGCCCCGGTGCTCGCCTCGGCGTCCCGCGAGCTGCTGACGGTCGTGCGCGAGCAGGCCGTCAGCCGCACCCGGCACCGTTTCGGCCACGTCACCGACCCGGTCCGCCGCGCCACGCCCTGACCGGCGACGGCCCGTCCCCGCGAGCACGCGGCCACGCACGAACGGGGCCACGCACGAACAGGTTCGCCCGACGCGCGATCAGCCCGACGCGCGGTCACGACGCACGGACAGGGAGACCCCGGTCAGGCCAACGCGCAGTCAGGCAGGTGCGCGGTCAGACCGACGCGCGGTCAGGCAGGTGCGCGGTCAGGCAGGTGCGCGGTCAGACCGAAGCGCGGTCAGGCAGGTGCGCGGTCAGGCAGGTGCGCGGTCAGACCGAAGCGCGGTCAGGCCGACGCGTGGGCAAGCAGGCGCGTGGGCAGGCAGGCGCGGCGGGCAGGCAGGCGCGCGGTCAGGCAGGTGCGCGGTCGGACGCCGGCGCGGGGCCAGGCAGGGGCGCCGTCAGGCGGAGGCGCGGATGACCAGCTCGGGCGCGAAGATCAGCGGCTCGGTCGGTGTCGGGGCGCCCTGCAGCTGGTCGAGCAGCCGGGCGCCCGCGGCACGCGCCATCGCGACGACGGGCTGCACGACCGTGGTCAGCGGGGGAGTCGTGGACGCCGCGACGCCGAGGTTGTCGTACCCGACGACGGCGACGTCCCCGGGGACCTCCTTGCCGTGCTCGGCCAGGACGCCGATCGCGCCGGCCGCCATGAGGTCGGAGGCGATGAAGATCGCGTCGAGGTCGGGGTGCTTCGCGAGCAGCTCGCGGGCCGCGATGGCGCCCGACGCGATCGTGAAGTCGCCGTGCACGACGGCGTCGTCGGGCAGCCCCGCGCTCGCCATGGCGTCGCGCCAGCCCGCGAGCCGGTCGATGCCGGCCGACATGTCCTCGGGCCCGGCGATGGTCCCGATGCGGCGGCGACCGAGGTCGATGAGGTGCTGCGTCGCGAGACGCCCGCCCTCGTGGTTGTCCGTGTCGACGTACTGCACGTCGTTCTCGTCCGCCGACAGGGGGCGACCGACGAACACGTTGGGCACGCGCGAGGCGAGGAGGGTGCGGTCGAGCTCGTCGTCGCGGTGGTGCGAGACCACGATTGCGCCGTCCACGTGCCCGTTGCGCAGGTAGCGGATGGTGCGCTCGCTCTCGCCCGGGCGGGCGATGACGAGCACGACCTGGATGTCGGAGTCGGCGAGCGAGCTGCTCAAGCCGTTGAGGGTGCCCGCGAAGAACGGGTCCGACAGGACGCGCTCGTCAGGCTCGGGGACGACCAGCGCGATCGAGTCGGTGCGCTTGGTCACCAGCGACCGTGCAGCACGGTTCGGGGTGTAGCCGAGGTCCGCGACGGCCGCCTCGACGGACGCGAGCGCCTCGGGGGACACGCGCAGGCCGCCGTTGATGGCGCGCGACGCGGTCGAGCGGGAGACACCGGCACGCTCGGCGACCTGCTCGAGCGTGGGAGCCGGGGGACGCGCCGGCTCGGTGCGGGCGGGGATGTTGTCGACCACCGTTGGTCTTCCCTCCTGTGGCTGCCGTGGCAGCGATGACGTGCTGACGGCAGGAGGGCGGGGTGGGGCCCACCCCGCCCTCCTGTCCTACCGGATCACGCGCCCCGGTGCGCGGGGAACGCGGTCCGCGTGGAGCTCGGGCAGTCTCTCAGCCCTTGACGGCACCCTGCATGATGCCCGCCACCAGCTGCCGGCCGGCGA
This genomic interval carries:
- a CDS encoding LacI family DNA-binding transcriptional regulator, with product MVDNIPARTEPARPPAPTLEQVAERAGVSRSTASRAINGGLRVSPEALASVEAAVADLGYTPNRAARSLVTKRTDSIALVVPEPDERVLSDPFFAGTLNGLSSSLADSDIQVVLVIARPGESERTIRYLRNGHVDGAIVVSHHRDDELDRTLLASRVPNVFVGRPLSADENDVQYVDTDNHEGGRLATQHLIDLGRRRIGTIAGPEDMSAGIDRLAGWRDAMASAGLPDDAVVHGDFTIASGAIAARELLAKHPDLDAIFIASDLMAAGAIGVLAEHGKEVPGDVAVVGYDNLGVAASTTPPLTTVVQPVVAMARAAGARLLDQLQGAPTPTEPLIFAPELVIRASA